A window of Phyllobacterium sp. T1293 contains these coding sequences:
- a CDS encoding ABC transporter permease subunit — translation MTLSAETSRDIGDVAAVSTTKQSEVKAVKASPARTARIASAITIFGLLLFWIVSAHFKLVSPVFLPSPSAVLWKFYSVSTNGFVDATLWQHLLASLLRVFAALLLALVVAVPAGIAIGVSAIGRGIFDPIIEFIRPIPPLAYLPLVIIWFGIGEPSKILVIAIAMLAPIAISTAAGVKGASLDRINAARALGASRVQVVRHVILPSALPSILTGLRIALGAGWSTLVAAELVAATRGLGFMIQSAAQFLVTDVVIMGIFVIAVVAFILEIGIRWLERFLVPWAGRE, via the coding sequence ATGACGCTCTCCGCAGAAACGAGCCGGGATATAGGCGATGTCGCCGCTGTAAGCACAACGAAACAGTCTGAAGTGAAGGCCGTAAAGGCCTCACCGGCAAGGACAGCCCGGATTGCAAGCGCAATCACTATTTTCGGCCTGTTGTTGTTCTGGATTGTCTCGGCGCATTTCAAACTGGTTTCGCCGGTTTTTCTGCCATCACCATCGGCAGTTCTGTGGAAGTTCTACAGCGTTTCAACAAACGGTTTTGTCGACGCCACGCTCTGGCAGCATTTGCTCGCCAGCCTGCTGCGGGTGTTTGCAGCACTGTTACTTGCGCTGGTTGTGGCCGTTCCGGCTGGTATTGCGATTGGTGTCAGCGCTATCGGGCGCGGCATTTTTGATCCGATCATTGAATTCATCAGGCCCATCCCGCCGCTGGCCTATCTGCCACTTGTGATTATCTGGTTTGGTATCGGTGAACCGTCCAAGATTCTTGTGATTGCAATTGCCATGCTGGCGCCCATCGCGATTTCGACAGCCGCTGGTGTCAAAGGTGCTTCACTCGACCGGATCAATGCGGCCCGTGCGCTTGGTGCCTCGCGAGTACAGGTTGTCCGCCATGTGATCTTGCCGAGCGCGCTGCCTTCCATCCTGACGGGGCTGCGTATTGCGCTTGGTGCCGGATGGTCGACATTGGTTGCAGCCGAACTGGTGGCGGCGACGCGTGGTCTTGGCTTCATGATCCAGTCAGCGGCGCAGTTTCTGGTAACGGACGTTGTCATCATGGGAATCTTTGTTATCGCTGTTGTCGCATTCATTCTGGAAATTGGCATCAGATGGTTGGAACGGTTTCTGGTGCCTTGGGCGGGGCGGGAATAG
- the ssuD gene encoding FMNH2-dependent alkanesulfonate monooxygenase, with protein sequence MTQPANTSQAPLDFFWFIPTHGDGTYLGSETQQRPPEFAYFKEIAQAVDRLGFPGVLLPTGQSCEDSWITATGLAAHTERLKFLVALRPGIVSPVFAARQTAALDRLSNGRLLLNVVVGGNPTELAGDGVFLPHDQRYEQAAEFLKIWQGLVTGETVNFEGKHYRVQGGRLDLLPVQTPPPLYFGGSSDAGQDLAAEQVDMYLTWGEPVAQVAEKIGRARKKAALKGRKLRFGIRLHFIVRETEDEAWAAADRLISRVTDSQIEIAQQRFLKEMDSVGQRRMAELHGGRRDKLLVGPNLWAGVGLVRGGAGTALVGSPDSIAARIREYQDVGIDTIIGSGYPHLEEAYRVAELLFPKLGLGGRKNTLHQNIANEFAVGFHGEKRLQASS encoded by the coding sequence ATGACGCAGCCAGCAAACACCTCGCAAGCCCCGCTCGATTTCTTCTGGTTTATTCCCACGCACGGGGATGGAACCTATCTTGGTTCGGAAACCCAGCAGCGACCGCCGGAGTTCGCCTATTTCAAAGAAATTGCGCAGGCGGTGGACCGGTTGGGCTTTCCCGGGGTGCTATTGCCGACCGGGCAGAGCTGCGAAGATTCATGGATTACCGCCACGGGCCTTGCCGCCCATACGGAGCGGTTGAAATTTCTGGTGGCATTGCGTCCGGGCATCGTCTCGCCGGTATTTGCTGCCCGTCAGACTGCCGCGCTTGATCGGCTCAGCAATGGCCGTCTGCTGCTCAATGTGGTCGTCGGTGGCAACCCGACGGAACTGGCTGGTGATGGCGTTTTCCTGCCACATGACCAGCGGTATGAGCAGGCTGCCGAATTCCTGAAAATCTGGCAGGGGCTGGTCACTGGAGAGACTGTTAATTTCGAAGGAAAACATTACCGGGTTCAGGGCGGTCGGCTTGATCTGCTGCCTGTTCAGACACCGCCACCACTTTACTTCGGTGGTTCGTCCGATGCCGGTCAGGATTTGGCCGCTGAACAAGTGGATATGTATCTGACCTGGGGCGAGCCTGTCGCTCAGGTCGCCGAGAAGATCGGGCGCGCCCGCAAGAAGGCGGCGCTCAAGGGCCGCAAGTTGCGGTTCGGCATCCGGCTGCATTTCATCGTTCGTGAGACGGAAGACGAGGCATGGGCTGCGGCAGACAGGCTGATCAGCCGTGTGACCGATTCCCAGATCGAAATTGCGCAGCAACGTTTCCTCAAAGAGATGGATTCCGTTGGCCAGCGCCGTATGGCGGAACTGCATGGTGGCCGCCGCGACAAGCTGCTCGTCGGGCCTAACCTGTGGGCCGGTGTCGGACTGGTGCGCGGCGGTGCCGGTACGGCTCTGGTCGGCAGTCCTGACAGTATTGCAGCGCGTATCCGCGAATATCAGGATGTGGGTATCGATACGATCATTGGCTCCGGTTATCCGCATCTCGAAGAGGCCTATCGTGTGGCCGAGCTGCTATTCCCGAAGCTGGGATTGGGTGGCCGGAAAAACACACTGCATCAAAACATTGCCAATGAATTTGCCGTTGGTTTCCACGGGGAAAAACGATTGCAGGCCTCCTCATGA
- a CDS encoding aliphatic sulfonate ABC transporter substrate-binding protein: MLAATAVAATGSYAAEPLQEYKIGFQKTSLPVIAQQQKVIEKALEPKGVKVKWVEFSAGPPLVEALNVGSINVGWVGDAPPIFGQSAGSAIVYVAALPSNGKGEAIFVKPNSSIQSLADLKGKKVGVGKGTSAQNLLVAALEKANIGYDEITPVYLSPADAAAAFASDKLDAWAVWDPFFAIAETRYQPRILARSSDVLNVNTYFLANRDFAAAHPDVVTTTIGALKEAASWAEANKDKVAAALHAVTGVPLDAQTIAANRSVFGIFPVTPEIVAHQQETADRFFKLKLIPNAIKISDAVWTAPGN; encoded by the coding sequence ATGCTCGCAGCAACAGCTGTGGCGGCAACAGGTTCCTATGCCGCTGAACCGCTGCAGGAATATAAGATCGGTTTCCAGAAAACGAGCCTGCCCGTTATCGCCCAGCAGCAAAAGGTCATCGAAAAGGCTCTGGAGCCGAAGGGCGTCAAGGTCAAATGGGTCGAGTTCTCAGCCGGCCCGCCGCTGGTCGAAGCACTTAATGTTGGCAGCATCAACGTCGGATGGGTTGGCGATGCGCCGCCGATTTTCGGACAATCGGCAGGTTCGGCGATTGTCTATGTCGCGGCGCTGCCATCAAACGGTAAGGGCGAGGCGATCTTCGTCAAACCCAATTCTTCCATCCAGTCGCTTGCCGATCTGAAAGGTAAAAAAGTTGGCGTCGGCAAAGGAACCAGTGCGCAAAATCTGCTTGTTGCAGCACTGGAGAAAGCCAATATCGGTTACGATGAAATCACGCCAGTTTACCTAAGCCCCGCCGATGCGGCTGCCGCCTTTGCCAGTGACAAGCTCGATGCATGGGCTGTGTGGGACCCGTTCTTTGCCATTGCCGAGACACGCTATCAGCCGCGCATTCTGGCGCGCTCCAGCGACGTGCTCAACGTCAACACCTACTTTCTGGCCAATCGCGATTTTGCAGCAGCGCATCCCGATGTCGTAACGACAACCATCGGCGCGCTAAAGGAAGCGGCAAGTTGGGCTGAAGCCAACAAGGACAAGGTGGCGGCTGCGCTTCACGCCGTCACGGGCGTTCCGCTTGATGCGCAGACAATTGCCGCGAACCGTAGTGTGTTCGGCATATTCCCGGTCACTCCAGAGATCGTCGCACATCAGCAGGAAACAGCGGACCGGTTCTTCAAGCTGAAGCTGATCCCCAACGCCATCAAGATTTCAGATGCCGTTTGGACGGCACCGGGTAACTGA
- a CDS encoding ATP-binding cassette domain-containing protein codes for MTAATITALRSFADTTARVTVPSRERKLAFSFRNVTKQFGEKTVLQGIDLDVYDGQFVAIIGKSGCGKSTLLRLLAGLDKSTSGELVHGAETKDQKRTRIMFQEPRLLPWARVGANVDVGLTGIARGSEVRRKTLDILAEVGLADRSEEWPSVLSGGQRQRVALARALVGHPSILALDEPLGALDALTRIEMQQLLERIWIAKKFTAVLVTHDVAEAVSLADRVVVIDSGRIALDLAIPVERPRRHASPELAFFERQILDQLYKQKAP; via the coding sequence ATGACCGCAGCCACCATTACTGCCCTCCGATCTTTTGCCGATACCACAGCGCGTGTGACTGTGCCGTCACGGGAGCGCAAGCTCGCCTTTTCGTTCCGTAACGTTACCAAACAGTTTGGCGAAAAGACTGTACTACAGGGTATCGACCTTGATGTTTACGACGGTCAGTTCGTTGCCATTATCGGCAAGAGCGGTTGCGGCAAGAGTACATTGCTACGGCTTCTGGCAGGTCTTGATAAGTCGACATCGGGCGAACTTGTGCATGGCGCGGAAACGAAGGACCAGAAGCGTACCCGCATTATGTTTCAGGAACCAAGGCTGCTGCCATGGGCGCGGGTTGGCGCCAATGTGGATGTCGGGCTGACCGGTATCGCTAGGGGAAGTGAGGTTCGCCGCAAGACCCTCGATATTCTTGCGGAAGTTGGGCTTGCCGATCGCAGCGAGGAATGGCCGTCTGTGCTGTCAGGTGGTCAACGCCAGCGTGTGGCGCTTGCCCGTGCTCTGGTGGGGCATCCCAGCATTCTCGCGCTGGATGAACCGCTCGGCGCGCTTGATGCGTTAACGCGGATCGAGATGCAGCAATTGCTCGAGCGTATCTGGATTGCCAAGAAATTTACGGCGGTTCTGGTCACGCATGATGTGGCGGAAGCGGTTTCTCTGGCGGATCGTGTTGTTGTGATTGACAGTGGCCGCATTGCGCTCGATCTGGCGATACCGGTGGAACGACCGCGCCGCCATGCATCGCCGGAACTTGCTTTCTTTGAACGTCAGATTTTGGATCAGCTTTACAAGCAAAAAGCGCCT
- a CDS encoding ABC transporter permease subunit: MNRALQSIGRSAIGWLLPALLLIGWEIASRAGLIAANVLPAPSAVGSAFWKLLLSGELLENIRISTLRALSGFVVGGAIGFGLGLANGLSALSRGLTDTTIQMIRNIPHLALIPLVILWFGIDEEAKLFLVALGVFFPIYINTLLGIQGVDPQLVEMGRIYGMSRSQLFTRVILPGALPSIFVGLRYALGIMWLTLIVAETISASSGLGYMAMQAREFLLIDVVVLSILIYALLGKLADALARYLERLSLQWHPAFQTV, translated from the coding sequence ATGAACAGGGCGCTTCAATCCATTGGTCGCAGCGCTATAGGCTGGCTTTTGCCAGCCCTGTTGCTGATTGGCTGGGAAATTGCATCCCGCGCCGGTCTTATCGCGGCCAATGTCCTGCCTGCGCCCTCGGCGGTTGGCAGTGCATTCTGGAAACTGCTTCTCTCTGGCGAACTCCTTGAGAACATCCGTATATCGACCCTGCGCGCCCTCAGCGGCTTTGTCGTTGGTGGCGCTATCGGCTTTGGCCTCGGGCTTGCCAATGGTCTTTCAGCGCTCAGCCGGGGGCTGACCGATACCACCATCCAGATGATCCGCAACATTCCGCATCTTGCGCTCATTCCGCTGGTCATTTTGTGGTTCGGGATTGATGAGGAAGCAAAGCTGTTTCTGGTCGCGCTTGGCGTTTTCTTCCCGATCTATATCAATACGCTGCTCGGCATTCAGGGTGTTGATCCGCAATTGGTCGAAATGGGCCGCATATATGGTATGTCGCGCTCCCAGCTCTTTACGCGGGTGATCCTTCCGGGTGCCTTACCCTCAATATTTGTCGGGCTGCGCTATGCGCTCGGGATCATGTGGCTGACGCTGATCGTTGCGGAAACCATCTCCGCTTCATCAGGCCTTGGCTATATGGCGATGCAGGCACGGGAATTCCTGCTGATTGACGTGGTTGTTCTGTCGATCCTGATCTACGCGCTTCTCGGGAAACTCGCCGATGCCTTGGCGCGATATCTTGAGCGGCTTTCCCTGCAATGGCATCCCGCCTTTCAAACCGTGTGA